Proteins co-encoded in one Gemmatimonadaceae bacterium genomic window:
- a CDS encoding cytochrome c3 family protein, protein MTSRRKWTLVPAFFAIAAAATLLSAYSGASSSQGFSPVQPIQFPHPVHVQTLGMNCLYCHYSANKSPDPGLPAVGTCMGCHTVVGPNRPAMDGKPARVSAELTKLLKLAPPGQPDKWQGIPWERIHKVPEYVHFPHMRHVSAGVTCQTCHGAVQNMAQVSQVASLNMGWCVRCHVDGYKLSDGLLAAGDTVGAKAVANEPPKKARYDCAICHY, encoded by the coding sequence ATGACGAGCAGGCGCAAGTGGACGCTCGTTCCGGCGTTCTTCGCCATCGCGGCGGCGGCGACCCTCCTCTCGGCGTATAGCGGCGCGTCGTCGTCGCAGGGGTTCTCCCCCGTGCAGCCGATCCAGTTCCCTCATCCGGTGCACGTCCAGACGCTGGGGATGAACTGCCTCTATTGCCACTACAGCGCCAACAAGTCGCCCGATCCCGGGCTACCGGCGGTGGGCACGTGCATGGGCTGCCATACGGTGGTCGGCCCGAATCGCCCGGCCATGGATGGCAAGCCGGCACGCGTGAGCGCGGAACTCACGAAGCTGCTCAAGCTCGCCCCTCCCGGGCAGCCGGATAAGTGGCAGGGCATTCCCTGGGAGCGCATCCACAAGGTCCCCGAGTACGTGCACTTCCCGCACATGCGGCACGTGAGTGCGGGGGTGACGTGCCAGACGTGCCACGGTGCCGTGCAGAACATGGCGCAGGTGTCGCAGGTTGCGTCGCTCAACATGGGGTGGTGCGTGCGGTGTCACGTGGACGGCTACAAGCTCAGTGATGGGCTGTTGGCTGCCGGTGACACGGTGGGCGCGAAGGCGGTCGCCAACGAGCCCCCGAAGAAGGCGCGGTACGACTGCGCCATCTGCCACTACTAG
- a CDS encoding amidohydrolase, with the protein MSVPAPHGGSAPLIDVHAHFFQPDAGKGDWATLNARRLEAGAAIGIRYHVTSVLGTWGATSPTYFQSPNDTVQGNDFALRMHADHPAHVRAYVAVNPNDGEFAVREIERCVAHGAVGLKLAAARRCDDAVLDAVIERARAYGLPVLHHIWQHRRRHWPGQDISDGADLAQLASRFPTVQFILAHIGGGGDYAHTFDAVRDVPNIHLDLSGSGIDRGMLDGAFDAVGARRLLWGGDLTLCTGLAKLWALDLVIASDEALHDVRWRNAARLFPPGAFPGLSELVHA; encoded by the coding sequence GTGAGCGTCCCGGCACCGCACGGCGGGAGCGCGCCGCTCATCGATGTCCATGCGCACTTCTTCCAGCCCGACGCCGGCAAGGGCGACTGGGCCACGCTCAATGCGCGCCGCCTCGAGGCGGGCGCAGCGATCGGGATTCGCTACCACGTGACGTCGGTCCTGGGAACGTGGGGGGCCACGTCGCCCACGTACTTCCAGTCCCCAAACGATACGGTGCAGGGGAACGACTTCGCCCTGCGCATGCACGCCGATCACCCGGCGCACGTGCGAGCCTACGTTGCGGTGAACCCCAACGATGGTGAGTTCGCGGTGCGCGAGATCGAGCGCTGCGTGGCGCACGGCGCGGTGGGGCTCAAGCTCGCCGCCGCGCGCCGCTGCGATGATGCCGTGCTCGACGCCGTGATCGAGAGAGCGCGCGCGTACGGCCTTCCCGTCCTCCATCACATCTGGCAGCACCGGCGCCGTCACTGGCCCGGGCAGGACATCTCCGACGGCGCCGACCTGGCGCAACTGGCGTCGCGCTTTCCCACCGTCCAGTTCATCCTTGCGCACATTGGCGGGGGAGGGGACTACGCGCACACCTTCGACGCCGTCCGCGACGTCCCCAACATCCACCTCGACCTGTCGGGGAGCGGCATTGACCGCGGGATGCTCGATGGTGCGTTCGACGCCGTCGGGGCACGCCGGCTGCTGTGGGGGGGCGACCTGACGCTGTGCACCGGCCTGGCCAAGCTCTGGGCGCTCGACCTGGTGATCGCCTCCGACGAGGCGCTGCACGACGTGCGATGGCGCAACGCGGCACGCCTCTTTCCCCCGGGGGCGTTCCCCGGGCTTTCGGAGCTGGTCCATGCCTAA
- a CDS encoding aminotransferase class III-fold pyridoxal phosphate-dependent enzyme has protein sequence MPFKRFFGRGNDQPPPPPSDEDVDDDSPADDDGDDEGLHPEAALGADEIDRDWRDRAAIAIPGGASTGSKRPESIYGPDSVDGAAHFTSAQGCRIVTPSNRTMVDCTMALGSVAIGYGDEAINRAVLTAVASGNVCGLSSTAEVELAERLCEVIPCAEQVRFLKSGGEAMAAAVRIARTATGRSTVIGSGYFGWQDWCSQGAGIPAGASGDFVRVPFNDIGALELAGRTAGRNLAAIAIEPVVNELATAEWIGAARRICDATGAVLIFDEMKTGFRLATGGYQQFAGIDPDLAAFGKAMANGYPLAAVVGRAAVMEAAEQTWISVTLAGESVALSAALAVLDIHAEMDVCATLWRVGKQMRESVATAAAASGLPGVSVSGIDPMWTIDFEDEGRQRAFLERAAAHGVLFKRGPYNYAAVAHDDDAILLEVERVASTALVDVLEAEAR, from the coding sequence ATGCCCTTCAAGCGATTCTTCGGCCGCGGCAACGACCAGCCACCTCCACCCCCGAGCGACGAGGACGTCGACGACGACTCGCCAGCGGACGATGACGGCGACGACGAGGGACTCCACCCCGAGGCGGCACTCGGCGCCGACGAGATCGACCGCGACTGGCGCGATCGCGCGGCGATCGCGATTCCAGGCGGGGCGTCGACCGGGAGCAAGCGCCCCGAATCGATCTATGGTCCCGATTCGGTCGATGGCGCCGCCCACTTCACCTCCGCCCAGGGATGCCGCATCGTCACGCCGTCCAACCGGACGATGGTCGACTGCACGATGGCGTTAGGCTCGGTGGCGATCGGCTACGGCGACGAGGCCATCAACCGCGCCGTGCTGACGGCGGTCGCCAGCGGCAACGTGTGCGGCCTCTCCAGCACGGCCGAGGTGGAGCTGGCGGAGCGCCTGTGTGAGGTGATCCCCTGCGCGGAGCAGGTGCGCTTCCTCAAGTCGGGGGGCGAGGCGATGGCCGCGGCGGTGCGCATCGCGCGCACCGCGACGGGGCGGTCCACGGTGATCGGGAGCGGCTACTTTGGCTGGCAGGACTGGTGCAGCCAGGGGGCGGGCATTCCCGCTGGCGCGAGCGGCGACTTTGTCCGTGTTCCCTTCAACGACATCGGCGCCCTGGAACTCGCCGGGCGCACCGCCGGGCGCAACCTCGCCGCGATCGCGATCGAGCCGGTCGTCAACGAGCTGGCGACGGCCGAGTGGATTGGCGCCGCGCGGCGCATCTGCGACGCCACCGGCGCCGTCCTCATCTTCGATGAGATGAAGACCGGGTTTCGCCTCGCCACGGGCGGCTACCAGCAGTTTGCCGGGATCGATCCCGACCTGGCGGCGTTCGGCAAGGCGATGGCGAATGGTTATCCTCTCGCCGCCGTGGTTGGACGCGCCGCGGTAATGGAGGCCGCCGAGCAGACCTGGATCTCGGTGACGCTGGCGGGCGAGTCGGTCGCGCTGTCGGCGGCGCTCGCGGTGCTCGACATCCACGCCGAGATGGACGTCTGCGCGACGTTGTGGCGGGTGGGAAAGCAGATGCGCGAGAGCGTGGCGACCGCCGCCGCGGCCAGCGGGCTTCCGGGAGTCTCGGTCTCCGGGATCGACCCGATGTGGACCATCGACTTCGAGGACGAGGGGCGTCAGCGCGCATTCCTGGAGCGCGCCGCGGCGCACGGCGTGCTGTTCAAGCGCGGCCCCTACAACTACGCAGCGGTTGCCCACGACGACGATGCGATCCTGCTCGAGGTGGAGCGTGTGGCCAGCACCGCGCTGGTTGACGTCCTGGAGGCGGAAGCGCGGTGA
- a CDS encoding RNA methyltransferase has protein sequence MTDTTLHRVRVVLFEPQDPVNIAATVRAMKNMGVRDLFLVRPVEFTAYRLEGIAHDTFDVIERIRVVQTLGEALDDCVHVAAFTARRRRHKWELATPREMAARLVERSVDGSVALLFGREDHGLPNEALDRAHTAVTIPTTNHASLNLAQAVLVALYELHLAAGDATRDVAPPRHDAPPATAEQFERLYQDIERALVAIDFFKTRYRDHIMRSLRSIYYRAAPDGREIQLLRAVHIEVVRNMDRLFLKFGTAARPNPVEVGARPVDAFTAADNALTAADSSPAELPRDADEHRDTSP, from the coding sequence ATGACTGATACCACCCTGCACCGCGTGCGCGTGGTGCTGTTCGAACCGCAGGATCCCGTGAACATCGCCGCGACCGTCCGGGCGATGAAGAACATGGGCGTGCGCGACCTCTTCCTCGTGCGACCGGTGGAGTTCACCGCCTATCGATTGGAGGGGATCGCGCACGATACGTTCGACGTGATCGAGCGCATTCGTGTCGTGCAGACCCTGGGCGAGGCGCTCGACGACTGCGTGCATGTCGCCGCCTTCACGGCGCGCCGGCGTCGCCACAAGTGGGAGCTGGCGACGCCGCGCGAGATGGCCGCGCGTCTCGTGGAGCGCTCCGTCGATGGGAGTGTCGCGCTCCTCTTCGGTCGCGAGGACCATGGCCTCCCCAACGAGGCGCTCGATCGCGCGCACACCGCCGTCACGATTCCCACCACCAATCACGCTTCGCTCAACCTGGCGCAGGCGGTGCTCGTGGCGCTGTACGAGTTGCACCTCGCGGCTGGCGACGCCACGCGCGACGTGGCCCCGCCGCGCCACGACGCCCCGCCCGCCACCGCGGAGCAGTTCGAACGGCTGTACCAGGACATCGAGCGTGCGCTGGTCGCGATCGACTTCTTCAAGACCCGCTACCGCGATCACATCATGCGCAGCCTGCGCTCGATCTACTACCGCGCGGCCCCCGACGGACGCGAGATCCAGCTCCTGCGGGCCGTGCACATCGAGGTCGTGCGGAACATGGACCGCCTCTTCCTCAAGTTCGGAACGGCGGCGCGCCCCAACCCGGTGGAGGTCGGCGCCCGACCGGTCGACGCGTTCACCGCCGCGGACAACGCGCTCACCGCCGCGGACAGTTCGCCGGCCGAATTACCTCGCGACGCTGACGAGCACCGCGACACGTCTCCATAA
- a CDS encoding heparinase II/III-family protein, with product MTILLSSDAVRARGAAARGALAPLAQSLRADLEPLLAAGEPWFPPEKARLTRVGGRCPTHGALLDFDPWQPRRHRCPVCGTVYEDEAHYRWWIMNYQLWLAERAVHAASLHVLTGDAACGALATAILQGYAARYDTYPNRDNVLGPTRPFFSTYLESIWLLQLTAALDLLESCGGRTALGVEVRERLVRPSASLIASYDEGSSNRQVYNNAALAAAGALLGDDAMVGEAIEGASGIAAHLTGALLADGTWYEGENYHLFAHRGLWYGVTTAEALGVALPREGVRRFREGFATPFATALPDFTFPSRRDSQYRVSLRQWRMAESCELGLARGDDPRLAAALAELYRPAADEGDTGRARSTAEAERNLPPVPLSRSSLGWKSLLFARTLLPALERRRQASVQLAGQGLAVLRRDQGRTYVALDYGESGGGHGHPDRLNLWLVVGAARLLEDVGTGSYVDPTLHWYRSTLAHNAPLVDGRSQWRAAGTVLAFDDRGESGLVSARAEIAPGVVVERTVVAMSNYLVDDVRWRADRIVTFDLPFHIDPELGTGSRWRHTTLAGGKGLEDGFDFVSASEYIPGVPGTWFSTRVDDVEARTWMHCDTPHEWWRCVAPGPPGGARRRFLLLRTRGRSGVIRSVWNWTGEVMSSTFEAERAIVHFGSWARHVHRREAYRWSIELDMGDADSSIDFDAPPDEYVAFGVRSPDESAEPLADDLANETVDEGREPGRATWAGRPAPAPTPRATTTLRARHDLPSAPGALANDDGAAQSGTAARFVLDASHYRRSELDWEAAGRPTARVAVVATEGEIVVDIAVSKRPVVFAPAREQNPLDNEHPDTNSDGVQLYLGSGLGDPRYYAWIMVPEPERGTVRVSTRAAFGPPITPHAGAALTSDGWALRVAVPRSALALDGAGDFTLDVVVNEITPDRERRRGQLVLSGGRGEWVYLRGDRQESARALPFRITDD from the coding sequence ATGACGATCCTCCTCTCGAGCGACGCCGTTCGCGCGCGCGGCGCGGCCGCGCGCGGCGCGCTTGCCCCGCTGGCGCAGTCGCTGCGCGCCGACCTCGAGCCGCTTCTGGCGGCGGGCGAGCCGTGGTTCCCGCCCGAGAAGGCGCGCCTCACGCGCGTGGGGGGGCGCTGTCCCACGCATGGCGCGCTCCTCGACTTCGATCCCTGGCAGCCGCGCCGCCATCGCTGCCCAGTGTGCGGGACAGTGTACGAGGACGAGGCGCACTACCGCTGGTGGATCATGAACTACCAGCTCTGGCTGGCCGAGCGCGCGGTCCATGCGGCGTCGCTCCACGTCCTCACCGGCGACGCGGCGTGCGGCGCGCTGGCAACGGCCATCCTTCAGGGGTACGCCGCACGTTACGACACGTATCCCAATCGCGACAACGTCCTCGGCCCCACGCGCCCCTTCTTCTCCACCTACCTCGAATCCATCTGGCTGTTGCAACTGACGGCCGCGCTCGACCTCCTCGAGTCGTGCGGCGGGCGCACCGCACTCGGCGTCGAGGTGCGCGAGCGCCTGGTGCGTCCCAGCGCGTCGCTCATCGCGTCGTATGACGAGGGGAGCTCGAACCGACAGGTCTACAACAACGCAGCGCTGGCCGCGGCCGGGGCGCTCCTCGGCGACGACGCCATGGTGGGGGAGGCCATCGAGGGCGCATCGGGGATCGCCGCGCACCTCACCGGCGCGCTCCTCGCCGACGGGACGTGGTACGAGGGGGAGAACTACCACCTGTTCGCCCATCGCGGACTGTGGTACGGCGTGACCACCGCCGAGGCGCTGGGCGTGGCGCTGCCGCGCGAGGGCGTGCGCCGCTTCCGGGAGGGGTTCGCCACCCCCTTCGCCACCGCGCTCCCCGACTTCACCTTCCCGTCGCGGCGCGACTCGCAGTATCGCGTTTCGCTCCGACAGTGGCGCATGGCCGAGAGCTGCGAACTGGGGCTGGCGCGGGGCGACGACCCGCGGCTGGCGGCGGCGCTGGCGGAACTCTACCGCCCCGCAGCAGACGAGGGCGACACGGGACGTGCACGCTCCACCGCGGAGGCCGAGCGCAATCTCCCGCCGGTGCCGCTCTCGCGATCGTCGTTAGGGTGGAAGTCGCTGCTCTTTGCCCGCACACTACTCCCCGCGCTGGAGCGACGACGGCAGGCGTCGGTGCAGCTGGCGGGGCAGGGGCTGGCCGTCCTGCGGCGCGACCAGGGGCGCACGTACGTCGCCCTCGACTATGGCGAGTCGGGCGGCGGCCACGGGCACCCGGACCGGCTCAACCTCTGGCTCGTCGTCGGCGCTGCCCGCTTGCTGGAGGACGTGGGAACCGGGTCGTATGTCGACCCGACGCTCCACTGGTACCGCAGCACTCTCGCGCACAACGCACCGTTGGTGGACGGGCGCTCGCAGTGGCGGGCCGCTGGGACAGTGCTCGCCTTCGACGACCGCGGCGAATCGGGGCTCGTGTCGGCGCGCGCCGAGATCGCGCCGGGCGTCGTCGTCGAACGCACGGTCGTCGCGATGTCCAACTACCTCGTCGACGATGTGCGCTGGCGCGCCGATCGCATCGTGACCTTCGACCTCCCGTTTCACATCGACCCCGAACTCGGCACCGGTTCGCGATGGCGCCACACGACGCTGGCGGGAGGGAAGGGGCTCGAGGACGGCTTCGACTTCGTCTCCGCCAGCGAATACATCCCCGGCGTGCCGGGCACCTGGTTCTCCACCCGCGTAGACGACGTCGAAGCGCGCACCTGGATGCACTGCGACACGCCGCACGAATGGTGGAGGTGCGTGGCCCCGGGCCCGCCGGGCGGCGCGCGCCGTCGATTCCTCCTGCTGCGTACGCGCGGCCGTTCGGGCGTCATCAGGAGCGTGTGGAATTGGACCGGCGAGGTGATGTCGTCCACCTTCGAAGCTGAGCGCGCGATCGTGCACTTCGGCAGTTGGGCGCGGCACGTCCACCGTCGTGAGGCCTATCGCTGGAGCATCGAGCTCGACATGGGCGATGCCGACTCGTCGATCGACTTCGACGCGCCGCCTGACGAGTACGTCGCGTTCGGTGTGCGGTCGCCTGACGAGTCGGCCGAGCCGTTGGCGGATGACCTGGCCAACGAGACGGTGGATGAGGGGCGCGAGCCTGGGCGCGCGACATGGGCCGGCCGCCCTGCGCCGGCGCCGACTCCGCGAGCGACGACGACGCTCCGCGCGCGACACGACCTCCCGTCCGCTCCCGGAGCGTTGGCCAACGATGACGGTGCAGCGCAATCGGGGACTGCCGCACGCTTCGTGCTCGATGCGTCGCACTATCGCCGCTCCGAACTGGACTGGGAAGCGGCCGGGCGCCCGACGGCGCGCGTGGCCGTTGTCGCCACCGAGGGCGAAATCGTCGTCGACATTGCCGTGAGCAAGCGCCCGGTGGTCTTTGCCCCAGCGCGAGAGCAGAACCCGCTCGACAACGAGCATCCCGACACCAACTCCGACGGTGTGCAGCTCTATCTGGGGTCGGGGCTCGGCGATCCGCGTTACTATGCCTGGATCATGGTCCCGGAGCCCGAGCGCGGCACGGTGCGCGTGTCCACGCGGGCGGCGTTCGGCCCCCCCATCACCCCGCACGCGGGTGCCGCCCTAACGAGCGACGGGTGGGCGTTGCGTGTCGCCGTTCCGCGCTCGGCGCTCGCGCTCGACGGGGCGGGAGACTTCACCCTGGACGTCGTCGTCAACGAGATTACGCCCGATCGCGAGCGCCGGCGGGGACAACTCGTCCTCAGCGGCGGCCGCGGCGAATGGGTCTACCTGCGCGGCGACCGGCAGGAGTCCGCGCGTGCCCTCCCGTTTCGCATCACCGATGACTGA
- a CDS encoding ABC transporter permease: MFAGHYVVVRALIRRGAESLVLFWLVVSLTFLLAHFAPGDAADLLVSPSASPDDVARLRRTLGLDASFAEQYARWIGGALSGNLGDSFALREPVATVLWRALPVSLALGAASLTLTFLVGVLAGLYQASQRGRWPDRVLTALGITVYAAPSFWLALSLVALFTAGAAWWDFPQWLRLPAFGVRSPASTATGWRAMVEVARHAILPVTVLAAVGAAGIARYARAAALDLTDSDWVRTARAKGVREGVVMRRHVLANALAPLVVLLALSLPGIVAGSVFVEGVFAWPGMGRALLSAIAARDFPVVMGATVVYAGLVIISNALADVALHLLDPRRRTADARGARGRSP; the protein is encoded by the coding sequence GTGTTTGCGGGGCATTATGTCGTCGTGCGCGCGCTCATCCGCCGTGGCGCCGAGTCGCTCGTCCTGTTCTGGCTCGTCGTCTCGCTCACCTTTCTCCTCGCCCACTTCGCCCCTGGCGATGCGGCCGACCTGCTGGTGTCACCGTCGGCCTCGCCCGACGACGTGGCACGCCTGCGGCGCACGCTCGGGCTCGACGCCTCATTCGCCGAGCAATATGCACGCTGGATCGGCGGGGCGCTCTCTGGCAATCTCGGCGACTCGTTTGCCCTGCGCGAGCCGGTGGCAACGGTCCTCTGGCGCGCGCTCCCGGTCTCGCTCGCGCTCGGCGCCGCGTCGCTCACGCTGACCTTTCTCGTCGGCGTGCTCGCGGGGCTGTACCAGGCGTCGCAGCGCGGGCGCTGGCCCGACCGAGTACTCACCGCGCTTGGCATCACCGTCTATGCGGCGCCGTCGTTCTGGCTCGCCCTGTCGCTGGTGGCGCTCTTCACTGCGGGCGCCGCGTGGTGGGACTTTCCCCAGTGGCTGCGGCTCCCGGCCTTTGGCGTGCGCTCACCGGCATCGACGGCCACCGGGTGGCGCGCGATGGTGGAGGTCGCACGCCATGCCATCCTCCCGGTGACGGTGCTCGCCGCGGTGGGTGCCGCGGGAATCGCGCGTTACGCTCGTGCCGCCGCGCTCGACCTGACCGACAGCGACTGGGTGCGCACCGCGCGCGCCAAGGGAGTGCGCGAAGGGGTGGTGATGCGTCGCCACGTCCTGGCCAATGCGCTGGCGCCGCTGGTGGTGCTGCTGGCGCTGTCGCTGCCGGGCATCGTCGCCGGATCGGTCTTCGTGGAAGGGGTCTTTGCCTGGCCCGGGATGGGGCGCGCGCTGCTGTCGGCGATCGCCGCCCGCGACTTCCCGGTCGTGATGGGGGCCACCGTCGTGTATGCCGGGCTCGTGATCATCTCCAACGCACTGGCCGACGTTGCGTTGCACCTGCTGGACCCGCGACGCCGGACGGCCGACGCGCGCGGCGCGCGAGGACGCTCGCCATGA
- a CDS encoding ABC transporter permease → MTGIARRMSPPARAAMGALVTLALLALVVPALASVDPLAIDDVVGARLVAPMARDAAGALHPLGTDRFGRDILVRMLLAARISLTVGVVGSLLATVVGVAVGAMSGWWRGATDRAAMAVADTLLAVPRLILLLLCATLWGPGTMTVIVVLALTGWMSVARLVRAEVQLVATRPFIEGARATGVPEWRTLWRHVLPNAVGPAIVALTLGVGNAMLLESGLAFLGLGVQPPTPSWGNMIAGGRDLIVTAPWVALAPGLALIATVLACTVLGDAWRETLAGDTARALGERA, encoded by the coding sequence ATGACGGGCATCGCTCGCCGCATGTCGCCGCCTGCGCGCGCGGCGATGGGGGCGCTGGTCACGCTCGCCCTCCTCGCGCTCGTGGTGCCGGCGCTGGCCTCGGTGGATCCACTGGCGATCGACGACGTGGTGGGGGCACGCCTCGTGGCCCCCATGGCGCGCGACGCCGCCGGGGCGCTGCACCCGTTAGGCACCGACCGCTTCGGGCGCGACATCCTGGTGCGGATGCTGCTGGCGGCGCGCATCTCGCTCACCGTGGGCGTGGTCGGCTCGCTTCTCGCCACCGTGGTGGGCGTGGCCGTCGGCGCGATGAGCGGCTGGTGGCGCGGCGCCACAGATCGCGCGGCCATGGCCGTGGCCGACACGCTGCTCGCCGTCCCGCGCCTCATCCTCCTGCTGCTGTGCGCCACGCTGTGGGGCCCCGGGACAATGACGGTCATCGTCGTCCTCGCCCTCACCGGGTGGATGAGCGTGGCTCGCCTGGTGCGCGCCGAGGTGCAACTGGTCGCCACCCGCCCGTTCATCGAGGGGGCGCGGGCAACGGGAGTACCCGAGTGGCGCACGCTCTGGCGACACGTGCTCCCCAATGCCGTGGGCCCCGCCATCGTCGCACTCACGCTCGGAGTCGGTAACGCCATGCTGCTGGAGAGCGGGCTCGCCTTCCTGGGGCTTGGCGTGCAGCCGCCCACGCCCAGTTGGGGGAACATGATTGCCGGTGGCCGCGACCTGATCGTGACGGCCCCGTGGGTGGCACTGGCCCCGGGCCTCGCACTCATTGCCACGGTCCTGGCGTGCACGGTGCTGGGCGACGCCTGGCGCGAGACGCTGGCGGGCGACACGGCGCGCGCGCTGGGCGAGCGGGCCTAA
- a CDS encoding DUF937 domain-containing protein, with translation MASLLDGLMQQMGGDTLRQLSQQLGTDDTTTQAAVGAALPALVGALARNSQSADGAAALAGALDRDHDGSVLNDLPALLGSGGGAGASILKHILGGKQGAVAGGIGSAVGLDAAKSGQLLSMLAPIVMGALGSAKKSGGLDAGGLAAMLGQERASLGAQGGGSLGGLMQLIDRDGDGSVVDDIGGMLGKMMGR, from the coding sequence ATGGCCTCCCTGCTCGATGGCCTCATGCAACAAATGGGTGGCGACACCCTGCGCCAGCTCAGCCAGCAGCTCGGCACCGACGACACCACGACGCAAGCGGCGGTCGGCGCCGCCCTTCCCGCCCTCGTCGGCGCTCTGGCCCGCAACTCACAGTCGGCCGATGGCGCCGCCGCGCTGGCCGGCGCGCTCGACCGCGACCACGATGGCAGCGTGCTCAACGACCTCCCCGCGCTGCTGGGGAGCGGCGGCGGCGCGGGCGCCAGCATCCTGAAGCACATCCTGGGTGGCAAGCAGGGAGCGGTCGCTGGCGGCATCGGGAGCGCGGTCGGACTCGACGCGGCCAAGAGCGGTCAACTGCTCAGCATGTTGGCGCCAATCGTGATGGGCGCGCTTGGCTCGGCCAAGAAGAGCGGCGGGCTCGACGCTGGTGGACTCGCCGCGATGCTGGGTCAGGAACGCGCGTCGCTCGGCGCACAGGGCGGCGGTTCGCTGGGCGGGTTGATGCAGCTCATCGACCGCGATGGCGACGGCTCGGTCGTCGACGACATCGGGGGAATGCTTGGGAAGATGATGGGGCGGTAA
- a CDS encoding superoxide dismutase → MAHTLPALPYAFDALEPHIDTLTMQIHHGKHHQAYVTNLNAALDKHAALHDKSLEELLGNLSGVPDDIRTAVRNNGGGHWNHSLFWNLMGPNAGGAPTGALGDAINASFGDFATFKTQFQAAGTGRFGSGWAWLVKDGGKVAITSSPNQDNPIMDGKKPGDILLGLDVWEHAYYLKYQNRRPDYIGAWWNVVNWGAVAARFSA, encoded by the coding sequence ATGGCACACACCCTGCCCGCGCTGCCGTACGCCTTCGATGCGCTCGAGCCGCACATCGACACGCTGACCATGCAGATCCACCATGGCAAGCACCATCAGGCATACGTGACCAACCTCAACGCCGCGCTCGACAAGCATGCGGCGCTCCACGACAAGTCGCTGGAGGAGTTGTTAGGCAACCTGTCCGGCGTCCCCGACGACATCCGGACGGCGGTGCGCAACAACGGCGGCGGCCACTGGAACCACTCCCTCTTCTGGAATCTCATGGGCCCCAACGCCGGCGGCGCGCCGACGGGCGCCCTCGGCGACGCCATCAATGCCTCGTTCGGCGACTTCGCGACGTTCAAGACGCAATTCCAGGCCGCCGGCACCGGCCGCTTTGGCTCCGGATGGGCGTGGCTGGTGAAGGATGGCGGCAAGGTCGCCATCACCTCGTCGCCTAACCAGGACAACCCGATCATGGACGGAAAGAAGCCGGGCGACATCCTGCTCGGGCTCGACGTCTGGGAGCACGCCTACTACCTGAAGTACCAGAACCGCCGTCCCGACTACATCGGCGCCTGGTGGAACGTGGTGAACTGGGGTGCGGTGGCGGCGCGATTCAGCGCGTAG